Sequence from the Deltaproteobacteria bacterium genome:
CTGCGATCAAGGGAGCCTCTGGTTTCTCTTGGTGGATCGGGGCGGAGGGTTACCAAAGTCACCGATGCGCAGCAAGGTGAGCGAGCACGCGCAGCGGCTCGAGCCGGCGGTCCGGCCCGACCTCGAGGATCGCGAGCAGGGCCCCCGTGGGATCGAGCGCCGCGACCCGCTCGCCGGGCGCCCGCGGCGTCCCACCCTGCGGCAAGGCACCCCCGTGCAGCACGCGGCGGGCGTCGTCGGGGCCGAGCTTGATCGCGGGCAGGCCGAGCGCGGCCGCCGGCCGCACGAGGCGCGCCTCGATCGCCCCGCGCTCCGCCTCGGCCTCGAGCACCTCGACGGGCGCGGCCTGGGCCAGCTCGAAGGGCCCGCTGCGCAGCCGGCACAGCGATTGGAGGTACGCGCCGCAGCCGAGCCGCTGCCCGAGCTCGGCCGCCAGCACGCGGACGTAGGTCCCGGGCGAGCACACGACCTCCACGGCCACCTCGGGCGGGGTGTACGAGACGAGCTCGAAGGAGTCGATCCGCACCCGGCGCGGGGCGCGCTCGACCTCCTCGCCGCGCCGGGCGAGCCGGTAGAGCGGCACCCCGCCCTGCTTCACGGCGCTGTACATGGGCGGCACCTGCTCGTGCTCGCCGACGAAGCCCGCGAGCGCGCTCCGCACCGCCGCCTCGTCCGGCGGCGCGGCCTC
This genomic interval carries:
- the truB gene encoding tRNA pseudouridine(55) synthase TruB translates to MSRRRRDDERPGPSGFLVVDKPAGWTSHDVVDAARRWFGTRRVGHLGTLDPQATGVLPLAVRDATKLIPFVASDPKAYRGAIRLGAETDTLDGDGRIVRRSEAAPPDEAAVRSALAGFVGEHEQVPPMYSAVKQGGVPLYRLARRGEEVERAPRRVRIDSFELVSYTPPEVAVEVVCSPGTYVRVLAAELGQRLGCGAYLQSLCRLRSGPFELAQAAPVEVLEAEAERGAIEARLVRPAAALGLPAIKLGPDDARRVLHGGALPQGGTPRAPGERVAALDPTGALLAILEVGPDRRLEPLRVLAHLAAHR